From the candidate division KSB1 bacterium genome, one window contains:
- a CDS encoding arsenic efflux protein has product MIEIITKSLRESLEISLYIFLMMVVLDLINIRSRGTLHNMIQKKAWRPYVFTSMLGVIPGCFGGFMSVSMYIHGIVGIGALTTALIASSGDAALVMIVKFPYAALVLFFCLIIIGLLGGGLIQWIITRLKLPIQTECQLQEVHEDERSVKHYFFDHIWHHIVKRHLFRIFIWMLGAFLFLNFAFHFWDVDLFVRENKLWVLFLASLIGLIPDSGPQFIFVFLFADSTIPFSVLLANTISQEGHGILPLVSYSIRDASLIKLYKFILSIIIGGSVYLFGL; this is encoded by the coding sequence ATGATAGAGATCATAACAAAATCACTGCGAGAAAGCCTGGAAATCAGCCTATATATATTTTTAATGATGGTTGTTTTGGATTTGATTAATATTCGCTCCCGGGGAACCTTGCATAATATGATTCAAAAGAAAGCATGGAGGCCATACGTATTTACTTCAATGCTTGGCGTAATTCCCGGTTGTTTTGGCGGCTTTATGTCTGTATCTATGTATATCCATGGGATTGTTGGAATTGGCGCTTTGACTACTGCTTTGATCGCTTCAAGTGGTGATGCTGCTTTAGTTATGATCGTCAAATTCCCTTATGCTGCCCTGGTTTTATTTTTTTGTTTGATTATTATCGGGTTATTGGGCGGCGGGTTAATTCAATGGATCATTACTCGTTTGAAATTGCCAATTCAAACTGAATGCCAACTACAAGAAGTACATGAAGATGAAAGAAGTGTTAAACATTATTTTTTCGATCATATTTGGCATCATATCGTAAAAAGACATCTATTCAGAATTTTTATCTGGATGTTGGGTGCATTTTTATTCCTTAATTTTGCTTTTCATTTCTGGGATGTCGATTTGTTTGTGAGGGAGAATAAGCTTTGGGTTTTATTCCTGGCATCATTAATCGGTCTTATTCCTGATTCCGGACCTCAATTCATTTTTGTTTTTCTTTTTGCGGATAGTACTATCCCGTTTTCCGTTTTGCTTGCCAATACAATAAGCCAGGAAGGGCATGGCATTTTACCGCTTGTGTCTTACTCTATTCGAGATGCGTCTTTAATCAAACTGTACAAATTTATTTTGAGCATAATTATTGGTGGCTCTGTTTATTTGTTTGGACTATAA
- a CDS encoding ammonia-forming cytochrome c nitrite reductase subunit c552, which yields MKKNRIRHKKSKELVQSKKVQPREVKPKVKLTNLKKTTIIVGVIIIIVISAFLISDFSNLKRLITGEFGNSIAGLDDLNYFPDPQKTSKTKGPRFEDFTGAESCMKCHKEQYNLWYNSTHGKAGGTPDKVKIISSFDTTLTYGDAIVTPSNEQDHKFTIELSNGQRIEYNIDAVIGGGHMVGGGTQSYFSKFPDGSYRFLPFDFSKQEDLWFSQIRRNNNWFPVNGELFLAELSDWPPQRILGTENSFTNCQNCHGSQIMVNYNLKKKKYETKFTSLKINCESCHGPGKRHIDLMNSKTANELEDIGLESLKTITKDESLNICFQCHAVKDPIKPNYLPGKALEEYYSLKLPILASNPYFEDGRVRRFAYQQNHLFSDCYLNGSMTCVDCHSPHSNQYRDINGQKLIGKFANGQCLSCHPSKTEKQEAHSRHKPDSKGNLCVTCHMPFLQHKNVGEHITFTRSDHTIPIPRPSFDNSIGIEDACHQCHKDKSIDWLQAKVDEWYGELKPHKESIANLFDLDTINDRKKGAEKLLFVNGNHRMAQTIGLSYFVKTFLSPDMPHLENEIIDRLKKLVDNKDLDIKSLALMILHMTSGFKPEIRNYLKDQLKNQTGQEHAVRARWALAMDYLGSVYAQKNQFDKAIQMHKKALEITPDDPFIWVNLGNSYGNRGLLNRAINCFIKASEIKPDYETALINLGSAYQRKGKKEKAFDAFQKATDVKPVNPETHISLARAYLNSGDMESAIEKLKLGLELIPNDPTIIDFLNNLVANRLNVN from the coding sequence ATGAAAAAAAATAGAATACGGCACAAAAAATCCAAAGAGTTAGTTCAGTCTAAAAAAGTTCAACCCCGGGAAGTAAAACCAAAGGTTAAACTAACTAATCTAAAAAAAACGACAATAATCGTCGGTGTGATTATCATAATCGTTATTTCTGCTTTTTTAATTTCTGACTTTTCTAATTTAAAAAGATTAATCACAGGTGAATTTGGCAATTCAATTGCCGGTTTAGATGATTTAAATTATTTTCCAGATCCGCAAAAAACTTCAAAAACAAAAGGACCCAGGTTTGAAGATTTTACCGGAGCAGAGTCTTGTATGAAATGCCACAAGGAACAGTATAATTTATGGTATAATTCCACTCATGGTAAAGCGGGAGGAACGCCAGATAAAGTAAAAATCATTAGCTCATTTGATACAACCTTAACCTATGGTGACGCAATCGTTACTCCTTCCAACGAACAAGACCATAAATTCACGATAGAACTAAGCAACGGTCAGAGAATAGAATATAATATTGATGCAGTAATCGGTGGTGGTCATATGGTAGGAGGAGGTACCCAAAGCTATTTTTCAAAATTCCCGGATGGCAGCTACAGATTCCTTCCGTTCGATTTTAGCAAGCAGGAAGACCTCTGGTTCAGCCAGATCAGGAGAAATAACAATTGGTTTCCGGTCAATGGCGAGCTCTTTCTTGCTGAATTGAGTGACTGGCCACCACAGCGCATTCTGGGAACCGAAAACAGCTTCACTAATTGTCAAAATTGCCATGGCAGCCAAATTATGGTAAACTACAATCTGAAAAAGAAAAAATATGAAACAAAGTTCACAAGCCTCAAAATCAATTGCGAATCTTGCCACGGTCCCGGTAAAAGGCATATTGACTTGATGAATTCAAAAACTGCGAATGAGCTTGAAGATATCGGATTGGAATCTTTGAAAACCATCACAAAGGACGAGTCCTTAAACATTTGTTTTCAGTGCCATGCCGTCAAAGATCCCATCAAACCAAATTATTTACCGGGAAAAGCCCTGGAGGAATATTACTCATTAAAACTGCCTATCCTTGCGTCAAATCCTTATTTTGAAGATGGGCGTGTACGGCGTTTTGCATACCAACAGAATCATTTATTCAGCGATTGCTATCTCAATGGTTCGATGACATGTGTGGATTGCCATAGTCCACATTCTAATCAGTATCGTGACATAAATGGTCAAAAGCTTATCGGAAAATTCGCTAATGGCCAGTGTTTATCCTGCCATCCAAGCAAAACAGAAAAACAAGAGGCTCACTCACGACACAAGCCTGACTCAAAAGGAAATTTGTGTGTTACTTGCCATATGCCTTTTCTTCAGCATAAAAATGTTGGCGAGCATATTACTTTTACGAGATCGGATCATACAATACCTATTCCGAGGCCTTCTTTTGATAATAGTATAGGTATTGAAGATGCATGTCATCAATGTCATAAGGATAAAAGTATCGATTGGCTTCAAGCAAAGGTAGATGAGTGGTATGGCGAGCTAAAACCTCACAAAGAATCTATTGCAAATTTATTCGATTTGGATACAATTAACGACCGAAAAAAAGGTGCTGAAAAGCTGCTATTTGTAAATGGGAATCACCGAATGGCACAAACTATCGGCCTTAGTTATTTTGTAAAAACATTTCTTTCTCCCGATATGCCGCACCTTGAGAATGAAATTATTGATAGACTCAAGAAATTGGTTGATAATAAGGATTTGGATATTAAATCTCTTGCATTAATGATTCTGCATATGACGAGCGGTTTTAAACCGGAAATACGAAATTATCTAAAAGATCAATTAAAAAATCAAACTGGGCAAGAGCATGCTGTTAGGGCTCGTTGGGCATTAGCTATGGATTACCTCGGATCCGTGTATGCTCAAAAAAACCAATTTGACAAAGCCATCCAAATGCATAAAAAAGCGTTGGAAATTACCCCGGATGATCCCTTTATTTGGGTGAACCTGGGCAATTCTTACGGCAACAGGGGATTACTAAACAGAGCAATCAACTGTTTTATTAAGGCGTCAGAAATTAAACCCGATTATGAAACCGCTTTAATTAACCTGGGATCCGCTTATCAACGAAAGGGGAAAAAAGAAAAAGCATTTGATGCATTTCAAAAAGCAACCGATGTTAAACCAGTGAATCCTGAAACTCATATTTCTTTAGCCCGGGCTTATCTGAACTCAGGAGATATGGAATCTGCAATCGAAAAATTAAAATTGGGGTTGGAACTCATTCCAAATGATCCAACAATTATTGATTTTCTAAATAACCTGGTAGCAAATCGTTTAAATGTAAATTAA
- a CDS encoding zinc ribbon domain-containing protein: MPIYEYKCVECQKEFEIFHTSSGLDSVECPKCRSKETKKLFSTFASTSYESASVAGNGSQGCCGGSCGCN; this comes from the coding sequence ATGCCTATTTATGAATATAAATGTGTAGAATGCCAAAAAGAATTCGAGATATTTCACACATCTTCCGGCTTGGATTCGGTTGAATGTCCGAAGTGCAGATCAAAAGAGACGAAGAAGCTTTTTTCAACATTTGCTTCTACATCTTATGAGTCAGCCAGCGTTGCTGGTAATGGTTCGCAAGGATGCTGTGGCGGCAGTTGCGGTTGTAATTAA